The following is a genomic window from SAR86 cluster bacterium.
ATGGATACATAGTATTAAATGCAGACGATAAAAATATTCAAAAAGTTGCAAAAAAAATATACAGAAAACAAATAACATTTGGTAAGTCTTATAGTTCTGATTATCAAATTATCAAAGCTAAATACCAAAATGGATTTAATAAATTTAGTCTAAAACTAAAGTCTACAAAAAAAGCTTATAACTTCGAAATTAAGTTGCCTGGAGACCATAATATTTATAATGCTGTTGGCGCGATAGTTACATCGATAGAGGAAGGAATAAAAATAAAAGATATAAAAAAGGGGATTAAAGAATTCACAGGAGTTGGCAGAAGATATCAAAAACATAATATAAAAATAAATAAACAAAAAAAATTATTAATAGATGATTATGGCCATCATCCAATTGAAATTGATTCAAATATAAATGCAATCAAAGAAGAATACCCAAAATCAAAAATTTGTATGATCTTTCAACCTCATAGATTTTCAAGAACAGCTCAGCTTTTTGATGATTTTATAAGAGTTCTTAAAAAAGTAGATTACATTTATTTGTTAGATATTTATTCAGCTAGTGAAAAATCAATTAAAGGAATACATAGCAGGACTATTTATGAAACATTGAAGCAGTCTGGACAAAACAATACATCATATGTCAAAGATTATCATGATTTGATGCCACTATTGGAAGAAAAAGCAATTACTAACGACATCTTTGTAACACAAGGTGCAGGAAGCATATCTGAAGTATGCAATCTTATTAGAGATAAATGGAAAGCATAAAAAATATAATTGTTGTATGCGGAGGAAGTTCTTCTGAAAGGACAATTTCATTGGATAGTGGCCAAGGTATCTATGAATCATTATTGCGACTTGGCTTTGATGCAGAAATAGTAGATTTTATAAATATTAACGACTTAAATATATTTAAAAATTATGATTTAGTTTTTATTGCTTTACATGGACATGAAGGAGAAGCAGGCTTGCTTCAAAAAAAGCTTGAATTATTAGAGATAAAATATACAGGTTCCGCATCTGAAGTATGTAGACTGACATGGGATAAATCAGCAACTAAGAAATTTTTAAATAAAAAACAAATTAGTACTCCTAAATCTATTGATGTTTCTGAGATTAAAAAACTCGAATTAAAATTTAGTGACATCCCTTTTGATCATTTTTTCATTAAACCTTCAATGGAAGGATCTAGCATTAATATTTTTGAGATAAAAGATAATAATGATTATGAAATCGCATTAGAAAAACTAAAGGAATGCTCAGGCTTATTTATAATTGAAGAAGCAATAAATTATAAAGAATATACAGTAAGCATAATTGGTGATAAGTGTTATCCTCCAATAGAAATTATTACTGAAAATAA
Proteins encoded in this region:
- the murC gene encoding UDP-N-acetylmuramate--L-alanine ligase, with protein sequence MNLLKKIKHIHFVGIGGAGMIGIARILLKKGFKISGSDIAHNNDLRKLSLRGAKIFIGHDEKNVNGANLLVVSSAINNKNVEVVNAKKNNITIIPRAQMLGSMMKGYDSIAIAGSHGKTTTTSMLAKIFSSANLSPTYVIGGKVLSTDNNSDLGDGSYLIAEADESDGSFIHLQPDVAVITNIDDDHLVHYNNNFEELIDSFINFALNIPFYGYIVLNADDKNIQKVAKKIYRKQITFGKSYSSDYQIIKAKYQNGFNKFSLKLKSTKKAYNFEIKLPGDHNIYNAVGAIVTSIEEGIKIKDIKKGIKEFTGVGRRYQKHNIKINKQKKLLIDDYGHHPIEIDSNINAIKEEYPKSKICMIFQPHRFSRTAQLFDDFIRVLKKVDYIYLLDIYSASEKSIKGIHSRTIYETLKQSGQNNTSYVKDYHDLMPLLEEKAITNDIFVTQGAGSISEVCNLIRDKWKA
- a CDS encoding D-alanine--D-alanine ligase, with translation MESIKNIIVVCGGSSSERTISLDSGQGIYESLLRLGFDAEIVDFININDLNIFKNYDLVFIALHGHEGEAGLLQKKLELLEIKYTGSASEVCRLTWDKSATKKFLNKKQISTPKSIDVSEIKKLELKFSDIPFDHFFIKPSMEGSSINIFEIKDNNDYEIALEKLKECSGLFIIEEAINYKEYTVSIIGDKCYPPIEIITENNFYDYDAKYISDKTQLIEVSKDNLQFRSIVDLSIKTFNALGCSGWCRIDILEDENFNLYVLEVNTVPGMTSHSCVPKSGGFDGLSYDSVVKKIIDASS